The Colletotrichum higginsianum IMI 349063 chromosome 2, whole genome shotgun sequence genome has a segment encoding these proteins:
- a CDS encoding Cytochrome P450: MTTADAIEPVVFQLGLLQIPDTTQRIFGIVAAAIAVALYALYQYLLPKPIAGIPYNPAATQSLLGDIPTMLKESNGSPLRWMAKQGQRHSSPLFQLFITPFSKPIVVVSDFREAQDILMRRKEFDRSDFSIALLGGESPNFHINLKSGQEWKSHRRLLQDLMTPRFLSGVAAPNIYESATKLIDLWKQKARVVDGRPFSAEKDIYFAALDAVLDFGFGDSYPHRALPPQIELLKAAEEQTVQQSPDPAAAGTPVDFPVARPHESIEATLAIGDLVQDVADSGFIKLAWWLKGFQPHERKLKNMRTEFLREQASHAVEKLQRESDEENESWVKCAVDLIVQRERSFAKKEGREPVYWSLTMKDELLSFVVAGHDTTSTTICWGVKFLADNPRTQTRLRQDLWDAHAEALVEKRAPTHDEITKAKIPYLDAVIEEILRVGHTVPVIDRQCTQDTVILGHHIPEGTHVFLPNFGPSFTSPPNEIDETLRGETSQLAAKERGIRSWPVNDMEVFRPERWLMQDEQTGNEVYNATAGPTIPFGLGTRGCFGRKLAYLELRLLISLIIWNFELLPCGKELSSYEPIEGITSKPKQCYIRLAGVTV; the protein is encoded by the exons ATGACGACTGCCGACGCCATAGAACCAGTGGTGTTCCAGCTGGGACTTCTGCAAATCCCGGACACGACGCAGCGGATTTTTGGCATTGTAGCTGCAGCCATCGCCGTTGCGCTCTACGCTCTATATCAATATCTCCTCCCAAAGCCCATTGCGGGAATTCCCTACAACCCAGCCGCCACTCAGTCCTTGCTCGGTGACATCCCAACGATGCTCAAGGAGTCCAACGGGAGCCCTCTACGGTGGATGGCCAAACAGGGCCAACGCCATTCCAGTCCCCTTTTCCAACTCTTCATCACGCCCTTCTCCAAGCCTATCGTCGTTGTTAGCGACTTCCGCGAGGCTCAAGATATACTCATGCGCCGCAAGGAGTTCGATCGCTCTGACTTCTCTATCGCTctgctgggcggcgagtCCCCCAACTTCCACATCAACCTGAAGTCGGGACAGGAATGGAAGAGCCATCGGCGGCTTCTGCAGGACTTGATGACTCCCCGCTTCCTCTCTGGCGTTGCCGCTCCCAACATCTACGAGAGCGCGACAAAGCTCATCGACTTGTGGAAGCAAAAGGctcgcgtcgtcgacggacGACCGTTCAGCGCCGAGAAGGATATCTATTTCGCCGCGCTCGATGCCGTTTTGGACTTCGGATTCGGTGATAGCTACCCCCATCGGGCTCTACCTCCCCAGATCGAGTTGCTTAAAGCGGCGGAAGAGCAGACGGTGCAACAGTCCCCTGACCCGGCTGCCGCAGGGACCCCGGTTGACTTCCCCGTTGCCCGCCCGCACGAGTCCATCGAAGCCACCTTGGCCATTGGTGACCTCGTCCAGGATGTCGCAGATTCGGGCTTCATCAAACTTGCTTGGTGGTTGAAAGGTTTCCAGCCGCATGAGAGGAAGCTCAAAAACATGAGGACTGAGTTTCTTCGAGAGCAGGCTTCCCACGCTGTGGAAAAGCTCCAGAGAGAATCCGACGAGGAGAATGAATCATGGGTCAAGTGCGCCGTGGATCTCATCGTTCAGCGCGAGCGCTCCTTCGCCAAAAAGGAAGGTCGTGAACCAGTATACTGGTCCTTGACTATGAAGGATGAA CTTCTCAGCTTCGTCGTTGCCGGTCACGATACTACCAGCACAACTATCTGCTGGGGCGTCAAGTTTCTGGCCGACAACCCGCGAACACAGACCAGGCTCCGACAGGACCTATGGGACGCCCACGCCGAagccctcgtcgagaagcGTGCGCCTACGCATGACGAAATCACAAAGGCCAAAATTCCGTATCTCGATGCCGTCATTGAAGAGATCCTGCGGGTCGGCCACACCGTCCCAGTCATAGATCGACAGTGCACCCAGGACACCGTGATCCTCGGCCACCATATCCCAGAGGGTACGCATGTGTTCTTGCCGAACTTTGGCCCTAGCTTTACCTCGCCACCTAATGAGATCGATGAGACACTGCGAGGAGAGACGTCTCAGCTAGCGGCCAAGGAGCGTGGCATCAGATCATGGCCTGTGAACGACATGGAGGTCTTCCGCCCGGAGCGGTGGCTGATGCAGGACGAGCAGACAGGCAATGAGGTTTACAATGCTACCGCGGGTCCAACCATTCCGTTCGGTCTGGGCACCAGGGGCTGCTTCGGACGCAAGTTGGCGTATCTGGAGTTGAGGCTGTTGATAAGCTTGATCATCTGGAACTTTGAGCTGCTGCCCTGCGGTAAAGAGTTGTCATCGTACGAGCCCATCGAGGGTATTACGAGTAAGCCAAAGCAATGTTACATCAGATTGGCCGGGGTGACCGTTTGA
- a CDS encoding Arsenical-resistance protein: MHTTPPDAMPKARPTHCPTNPDVAVITNATVPTEDRDRNDPLGKPKDQSSQDDLEQGLAQAGDGEKQVAEPAMPRQSADDRGSAFKALGWLDRLLALWIFLAMAVGIILGNFVPDVGPALQKGKFTDVSIPIAVGLLVMMYPILCKVRFESLHQVFAHREIWRQIAFSVFINWIVAPFLMLGLAWAFLPDEDGLREGLILVGLARCIAMVLIWNALAGGDAEYCAILVAINSILQMVLYAPMAIFFISIISGDSAAQEISYSTVATSVAVFLGIPLGAAIITRFLVRRLASPRWFDVVFMRFLSPWSLIGLLYTILILFASQGRQVVQQIVSVARVAAPLIVYFTVIFFLTLWLSRRAGFNYSLSATQSFTAASNNFELAIAVAVASFGPDSQQALASTVGPLIEVPVLIGLVYLVRLVAKRWHFTA; the protein is encoded by the exons ATGCATACTACTCCCCCAGACGCGATGCCAAAAGCACGACCGACACATTGTCCCACAAACCCTGACGTGGCCGTCATCACTAATGCCACCGTACCGACCGAGGATCGAGACCGCAACGATCCGCTTGGCAAGCCCAAAGATCAGAGCTCGCAGGATGATCTTGAACAAGGGCTTGCACAGGCGGGAGACGGAGAGAAACAGGTCGCCGAGCCCGCCATGCCCAGGCAATCGGCTGACGATAGAGGCTCTGCTTTCAAGGCTTTAGGCTGGCTTGACAGGCTCCTAGCTCTCTGGATCTTTCTTGCCATGGCCGTTGGCATAATTCTAGGCAATTTTGTCCCTGACGTAGGTCCGGCTCTACAAAAAGGCAAATTCACTGATGTGTCAATTCCTATCG CCGTCGGCCTACTCGTCATGATGTACCCAATTCTCTGCAAGGTGCGCTTTGAGTCGTTGCACCAGGTTTTCGCACACCGCGAAATCTGGAGGCAAATCGCCTTCAGTGTATTCATCAACTGGATTGTTGCCCCCTTTCTCATG CTTGGCCTAGCTTGGGCTTTTCTTCCAGATGAGGATGGACTTAGAGAAGGTCTGATTCTTGTTGGGCTTGCAAGATGTATTGCCATG GTCTTGATATGGAATGCGCTCGCTGGCGGTGACGCCGAATACTGTGCCATTCTCGTTGCCATCAACTCGATCCTCCAAATGGTCCTTTATGCGCCAatggccatcttcttcatcagcATAATTAGTGGCGACTCGGCGGCCCAGGAAATTTCTTACTCGACAGTTGCCACAAGCGTTGCCGTATTCCTCGGCATCCCCCTCGGCGCGGCCATTATCACTCGATTTCTGGTTCGTCGACTAGCCAGCCCACGATGGTTTGATGTCGTTTTCATGCGCTTTCTTTCGCCGTGGTCGCTTATCGGTCTTCTGTACACGATTCTTATCTTGTTCGCCTCTCAGGGTCGTCAAGTCGTGCAGCAAATTGTATCAGTCGCTCGCGTTGCTGCACCACTGATCGTATACTTCACCGTCATTTTCTTCCTCACCCTTTGGCTATCGCGTCGCGCTGGTTTCAACTACTCGCTCTCAGCGACACAGAGTTTCACGGCTGCTAGTAACAATTTCGAGTTAGCCATTGCTGTGGCCGTTGCATCCTTTGGACCGGATAGCCAGCAAGCTCTTGCTTCTACTGTTGGGCCCTTAATTGAGGTTCCAGTCCTGATCGGGCTCGTGTACCTGGTCCGTTTGGTAGCTAAACGGTGGCACTTTACGGCATAA
- a CDS encoding Cytochrome P450: MDVLKTNPFYLGGALVSIALAAYIYAGITNPLSDVPGPWYTRFTTLPSTFKVITAHHPDWIHDLHAKYGPVVRYSPYEVDISDPQTCQRIHSVKTGFLKSPFYSLLITDSSSVFNEIRPEIHRKYKRLLSNPMSETGLKTFLPRIDSKVRLAIERIRDENTTRGAADIAKWFMFLSFDVIGDLAFGESFGNLESGKKNRSVNDFVSLGFVGGLRSMFPTIAKISLYLPIPVFKEATAIQYRTFDYAQGALNRHAKRVEETGSDPHPTVFSKLYNAGEEETWTPIEIRDNAQVFIVGGSDTTANSMIYLVWAVCKIPEIRAKLLRELDTLPENYGYDELKELTYVNWIVNETLRLYTALPCGLPRLVPPGGAELAGQFVPGGFTVTTQAYSLHRDEHAFPDPYRFYPERWENTTQEMRDCTMPFGGGARTCLGRHLARIELRLITARFFKAFPNATVSSIEGMCDKDMEPALHFLMVPSGHRCLIKLNG; the protein is encoded by the exons ATGGATGTCTTAAAAACGAACCCTTTCTATCTCGGTGGTGCCCTCGTGTCCATCGCACTGGCTGCA TACATATACGCTGGTATCACGAACCCGCTGTCGGATGTTCCAGGGCCATGGTACACCAGGTTCACGACGCTGCCCTCGACATTCAAGGTCATCACGGCTCACCACCCCGACTGGATCCATGACTTGCACGCAAAATATGGTCCAGTGGTGCGATACAGCCCATACGAGGTCGACATCTCTGATCCGCAAACATGCCAACGCATCCACAGCGTCAAGACGGGCTTCCTCAAGTCTCCCTTCTACTCTCTTCTCATCACCGACTCCTCGAGCGTCTTCAATGAGATCCGTCCGGAGATTCATCGGAAGTACAAGCGGCTCTTGTCGAACCCCATGTCGGAGACGGGCTTGAAGACATTCCTGCCCCGCATTGACAGCAAAGTGCGCCTTGCAATTGAGCGCATTCGCGACGAGAACACGACCCGCGGGGCAGCCGACATCGCCAAGTGGTTCatgtttctttcttttgaCGTTATTGGCGACCTGGCGTTCGGCGAGTCTTTTGGCAACCTGGAAAGCGGCAAG AAAAATCGCTCAGTCAACGACTTCGTCAGCTTAggcttcgtcggcggtcTCCGGTCCATGTTTCCCACCATCGCCAAGATCTCACTCTATCTGCCAATTCCCGTCTTCAAGGAGGCTACCGCCATCCAATATCGGACTTTTGACTATGCTCAGGGCGCACTCAACCGCCACGCCAAGCGCGTGGAAGAAACAGGCTCCGATCCCCACCCGACTGTGTTCTCGAAGCTCTACAACgccggagaggaggagacaTGGACGCCGATAGAGATACGCGACAACGCCCAGGTATTTAttgtcggcggcagcgacacTACCGCCAACTCCATGATCTACCTCGTCTGGGCCGTTTGCAAGATCCCCGAGATCAGGGCCAAACTTCTGAGAGAGCTGGACACTCTTCCGGAGAACTACGGCTACGACGAGCTCAAGGAATTGACGTACGTGAACTGGATCGTCAACGAGACTTTGCGGCTCTACACGGCACTTCCGTGCGGACTTCCTCGACTGGTGCCGCCCGGCGGAGCAGAGCTTGCTGGCCAGTTCGTTCCTGGTGGGTTCACCGTCACCACGCAGGCGTACAGTCTGCACCGTGACGAGCATGCTTTCCCCGATCCATATCGATTCTACCCCGAGAGATGGGAAAACACCACCCAGGAGATGAGGGATTGCACCATGCCATTTGGGGGTGGGGCCAGAA CTTGCCTGGGTCGACATTTGGCGCGGATTGAACTTCGCCTGATCACCGCCCGTTTTTTCAAGGCTTTCCCGAACGCAACGGTGTCTAGTATAGAGGGAATGTGTGACAAGGATATGGAGCCAGCATTGCACTTTCTAATGGTCCCGAGTGGACATCGTTGTTTGATCAAGCTGAACGGGTGA
- a CDS encoding Secreted aspartic proteinase produces MDSLLSGLALSMLLRSVSAVAGTISLPIEVQKSPQLTHRATGVKDVTLVNNQSDMSDRYYGIKIDVGTPYQELSLALNTRSSDTWFPNFNPVKSSTFVNGSFGSIEVAYGDPTTIPSSVQKFHLDYFEDVFRIAGVRISKQRFGIPSKGPDGLPTGGLLSIGPNLQFGYGRNKPFNTIVDSLAAQGAIASRTYSVDLRGFDEKKGVLLFGGADTGRFSGELVRRPLLKDELGTWAPSIALTGMGQTSSNGSVQAYGVNAADSIFTLDTANQYMRLRHSFVDPLLRDLGAINDGNDLYTAPCSKRDGPGSWDFHFGNATIKIPYKNLILDATVEENSDYCLVAILVTWKGQLVLGGK; encoded by the exons ATGGACAGTTTACTGAGTGGATTAGCGCTTTCGATGCTTTTACGCTCGGTCTCCGCTGTCGCTGGTACCATCAGCCTTCCGATCGAGGTCCAGAAATCGCCGCAACTTACTCACAGGGCCACGGGGGTCAAGGACGTCACTCTCGTCAACAATCAAAGTGATATGAGTGACCGATACTACGGCATCAAAATCGACGTTGGCACCCCGTACCAAGAGCTGTCTCTGGCGCTGAACACGAGATCTTCCGACACGT GGTTTCCCAACTTCAACCCCGTCAAGTCGAGTACTTTCGTCAATGGATCTTTTGGCTCTATTGAAGTGGCTTACGGGGACCCAACTACGATCCCATCGAGCGTCCAAAAGTTTCATCTGGACTACTTTGAAGATGTCTTTAGGATTGCCGGAGTGAGAATTTCCAAGCAGCGTTTCGGTATACCGAGTAAGGGACCCGATGGACTACCCACAGGTGGGCTTCTCAGCATCGGCCCTAACCTGCAATTTGGCTACGGACGGAACAAGCCGTTCAACACCATCGTCGACAGCTTGGCAGCCCAAGGTGCGATAGCAAGCCGGACATACAGCGTTGATTTACGAGGCTTTGATGAAAAGAAAG GCGTTCTGCTTTTCGGTGGTGCCGATACAGGCCGTTTTAGTGGCGAACTTGTGAGGCGTCCGCTCCTCAAAGATGAGCTCGGCACTTGGGC GCCGTCTATTGCCCTCACAGGTATGGGCCAGACAAGCTCGAATGGCTCGGTGCAAGCCTACGGCGTAAACGCCGCCGACTCCATCTTCACGCTGGACACGGCCAACCAGTACATGCGGCTCCGCCACTCCTTCGTCGACCCTTTGCTGCGGGATTTAGGCGCGATCAACGACGGAAACGACTTGTACACCGCGCCATGCTCGAAAAGGGATGGACCTGGCAGCTGGGACTTCCATTTCGGAAATGCGACGATCAAGATCCCATACAAGAACCTTATTCTGGACGCAACTGTGGAAGAAAACAGCGACTATTGCCTGGTCGCAATCCTGGTTACGTGGAAGGGACAACTCGTCCTTGGAGGCAAGTAA
- a CDS encoding Arsenate reductase codes for MSATEVPWHAIYPPPKNPNHGGMTPSEVMSAIKCADSSGPKNLVLVDLRRNDHEGGTIRGSINLPAQTLYPSIPTLYSLFQAAGVSTVIWYCGSSRGRGTRAAGWFNDYLVDQKDDKMRSVVLFGGIRGWVAAGEEYISYVDEYDPAKWD; via the exons ATGAGCGCAACGGAAGTGCCATGGCACGCAATTTATCCGCCTCCGAAGAACCCCAACCACGGCGGCATGACGCCCAGTGAAGTGATGAGTGCCATCAAATGTGCCGACAGCAGCGGCCCGAAGAatctcgttctcgtcgacCTGCGCCGCAATGACCACGAG GGCGGCACGATTCGTGGCTCTATCAACCTCCCTGCTCAAACTCTCTACCCATCTATCCCGACGCTGTACAGCTTGTTTCAAGCAGCCGGCGTCAGCACCGTTATTTGGTACTGCG GCTCGTCTCGAGGTCGTGGTACACGAGCGGCAGGATGGTTCAACGACTACCTTGTGGACCAAAAGGATGACAAGATGAGAAGTGTCGTCCTGTTTGGTGGAATAAGGGGCTGGGTGGCGGCTGGTGAAGAGTACATCAGCTACGTGGACGAGTACGACCCTGCTAAGTGGGATTGA